The following coding sequences lie in one Ctenopharyngodon idella isolate HZGC_01 chromosome 11, HZGC01, whole genome shotgun sequence genomic window:
- the myom2a gene encoding myomesin-2 isoform X5, with the protein MPARAVTLYRQEQTQHQSSKHVVHHSRKSSSQVVKKKQVQATEAMAEPAYTVPAFRERAPEGMQEYQRVAAHFGRDLVQLQQELHRMKVATQEQVKNIEITREVKGMMPLRKDIPAEVPKAPDFLVSLRSHTVWEKTPVKLFCTVSGQPNPIVKWYRNNVAIEPLSAPGKYKIENKYGVHGLIISRCAVTDSGVYSVVATNPHGKATSKATVCVRRPQGGGELSHLPGLVPLLSGIRPSKLEVTLLDSFGVTFGTEGEFVSLVANMVVVPDLPNLPPEAMWYRDDTLLMPSRWAEMSIGGGVAKLTLPHLNKDDEGLYTFRVWTKDGTTEHSAYLFVKDATPTVAGAPGAPMDVTASDVNADYVLVSWKPPNTTHEAPITGYFVDRRKSGSKDWVQCNDSPVKVCKLPVHGLTEGASYHFRVRAVNKDGISLPSRMSSGVTAAEVESDVEGVPSAPGQVIASRNTKTSAFVQWDAPKHANNLMGYYVDASVIGSKTWFPCNHRPYKHTRFVVHGLVPGDTYVFRVQAVNAYGLSEESQESAPLFIDAALLGAVEYATPSAPYGISLLNCNGSSMTLAWKRPKHTGGSKIKSYYLDKREAESVEWKEVNPSPVVHRIFTVENLTGGVFYEFKVQAVNLAGVGLPSEPSKAFACEAWTMAEPGPAYDISFWEVRDSSILVQWRAPVYTGEGPITGYFVDMAKKGSSDFVTVNAEPVGHCYLRVTGLETGASYVFRVRAVNAKGVGKASDVSDPICAKALPGTKEIVCGVDQETGDIFLNFEACEASETSKFNWSKSYKEITESSRVSITSSGRHSKLTFVNPEKEDLGIYSVAVTDTDGVSSSYSVNEEELKKMLDLSYNIKHPIIPLKTELNYEILEKGHVRFWVQALKLSSSVNYRFVVNDKAITSAEGCKISHDVSTGIIQMTVEHFTKASEGTYTIQIHDGKAKSQSSLVLVGDAFKVALKEAEFQRKEHIRKQGPHFSEYLSFHVTDDCTVMLVCKLANVKKETTFTWFKEDEEITVDVPPNPMSGSCSLPIPMFSRKDQGIYKAVLGDDRGKDTSVYDISGKVFEDIINAIASIAGSSASELVLQCTPEGIRLQCYMTYYTEEMKTSWFHKESKISSSEKMRIGGTSEMAWMQICEPTDKEKGHYTIEIHDGTKSHSRTFDLSGQAYTDAYAEFQRLKAAAFAEKNRGRVLGGLPDVVTIMEKKSLSLTCTVWGDPSPEVTWFKNEQEIVSDDRYKITFEGGKFSSLTIKSVYVEDSGKYSINVRNKYGGEFVEITVSVYKQGEEIPEPKLGQMSKPVATPKPATPAPQPVKTPTPPTPTPSIKSPTPTPPPSVKSPTPTPAPKSPTPPRSMRSPTPPRSMRSPTPTKK; encoded by the exons ATGCCTGCGAGGGCCGTAACACTTTATCGGCAGGAGCAAACGCAACATCAAAGCTCAAAACATGTTGTCCATCACTCAAG GAAATCAAGCTCTCAGGTAGTGAAGAAGAAGCAGGTCCAAGCCACTGAGGCTATGGCGGAACCAGCCTACACAGTGCCTGCCTTCAGGGAGAG GGCTCCCGAGGGCATGCAGGAGTATCAGAGAGTGGCAGCTCACTTTGGAAGAGATTTGGTTCAACTGCAGCAGGAGCTGCACAGAATGAAAGTGGCCACACAGGAGCAAGTGAAAAATATCGAGATTACTAGAGAG GTGAAGGGAATGATGCCTTTGAGGAAGGATATTCCTGCTGAGGTTCCCAAAGCACCGGACTTCCTGGTCAGTCTGAGATCTCACACTGTGTGGGAGAAGACTCCCGTCAAGCTGTTCTGCACTGTGTCCGGCCAACCCAACCCTATTGTCAAATG GTATAGGAATAATGTTGCCATTGAACCCTTGAGTGCTCCTGGAAAGTACAAAATTGAGAACAAGTATGGGGTTCACGGTCTGATTATTAGCAG ATGTGCAGTTACTGATTCTGGAGTGTACAGTGTTGTGGCAACCAATCCGCACGGAAAGGCCACCTCCAAGGCTACTGTCTGTGTCAGGA GGCCACAAGGGGGAGGAGAGCTCTCCCATCTGCCAGGACTAG TTCCTCTGCTTAGCGGCATTCGTCCCAGTAAGCTTGAGGTGACCTTGCTGGACTCATTTGGAGTGACATTTGGTACCGAAGGAGAGTTTGTTAGTCTGGTGGCCAACATGGTGGTGGTGCCGGATCTGCCAAACCTGCCACCTGAGGCCATGTGGTACAGAGATG ATACTTTGCTAATGCCATCCAGGTGGGCTGAGATGTCTATTGGTGGTGGAGTCGCCAAGCTCACTCTTCCTCACCTGAACAAGGATGATGAGGGTCTTTACACCTTCCGCGTCTGGACCAAGGATGGAACCACAGAACACAGCGCTTACCTGTTTGTTAAAG ATGCCACTCCCACAGTGGCTGGGGCCCCAGGAGCCCCCATGGATGTTACAGCCTCTGATGTCAATGCAGATTACGTCCTGGTCTCCTGGAAACCTCCAAACACCACCCATGAGGCTCCCATCACTGGATACTTTGTGGACAG ACGCAAGTCAGGATCTAAGGACTGGGTCCAGTGCAATGACTCCCCTGTGAAAGTGTGTAAGCTGCCCGTCCATGGCCTGACCGAGGGAGCTTCCTATCACTTCAGAGTGAGGGCTGTTAACAAAGATGGCATCAGTCTGCCTTCTAGGATGTCCTCTGGAGTGACCGCTGCAGAAGTGGAGAGTGATGTGGAAG GTGTCCCATCTGCCCCGGGACAGGTGATTGCTTCTAGAAACACCAAAACGTCTGCTTTTGTGCAGTGGGATGCCCCAAAACATGCCAACAACCTCATGGGTTACTATGTGGATGCCTCTGTGATCGGCTCCAAGACCTGGTTCCCTTGTAACCATAGACCTTACAAACACACCAg GTTTGTGGTCCATGGTTTGGTCCCAGGAGATACCTACGTGTTCCGTGTACAAGCCGTGAATGCTTACGGATTGAGTGAAGAATCACAGGAATCTGCTCCCCTCTTCATTGATGCTGCACTTT TGGGTGCAGTGGAGTATG CTACTCCCTCCGCCCCATACGGCATCAGCCTGCTGAACTGTAATGGATCCTCCATGACCCTGGCCTGGAAACGCCCCAAACACACGGGCGGCTCTAAGATCAAGTCTTACTACCTGGACAAGCGCGAGGCAGAATCAGTCGAATGGAAGGAGGTTAACCCGAGTCCGGTCGTCCACAGGATCTTCACG GTGGAGAATCTGACCGGTGGCGTTTTCTATGAGTTCAAGGTTCAGGCTGTTAACTTGGCTGGAGTTGGCCTGCCATCTGAGCCCAGCAAAGCTTTTGCCTGTGAAGCCTGGACAATGGCTGAGCCTG GCCCAGCATATGACATCAGTTTCTGGGAGGTGCGTGATAGCTCCATCCTGGTGCAGTGGAGGGCCCCTGTGTACACCGGAGAAGGTCCTATCACTGGATACTTTGTGGACATGGCTAAGAAGGGCTCATCAGATTTTGTCACTGTGAATGCTGAACCAGTTGGGCATTGTTACCTGAGG GTGACTGGACTAGAGACTGGAGCGTCATATGTGTTCAGAGTGCGGGCTGTGAATGCTAAAGGTGTTGGAAAAGCCTCCGATGTGTCCGATCCCATATGTGCAAAAGCACTGCCAG GTACAAAGGAGATTGTATGTGGTGTGGATCAAGAGACTGGAGACATTTTCCTGAACTTTGAAGCTTGTGAAGCTTCTGAAACCTCTAAGTTCAATTGGTCAAAGTCCTACAAAGAAATCACTGAATCAAGCAGGGTCTCCATCACGTCCTCTGGAAGACA CTCAAAGCTGACATTTGTGAACCCTGAGAAGGAGGATCTGGGCATCTACTCAGTCGCGGTGACCGATACAGATGGAGTTTCATCCAGTTACTCTGTCAATGAGGAAG agctCAAAAAAATGCTTGATCTGAGCTACAACATCAAACATCCTA ttattCCACTGAAGACGGAGCTGAACTATGAGATTCTGGAGAAGGGTCATGTGCGTTTCTGGGTCCAGGCTCTGAAGTTGTCCTCCTCTGTCAACTACCGGTTCGTTGTCAATGATAAAGCCATCACGAGCGCTGAG GGTTGTAAAATCAGCCATGATGTTTCCACTGGAATCATTCAGATGACTGTTGAGCACTTCACCAAAGCCAGTGAAGGCACTTACACCATTCAGATCCATGACGGCAAGGCCAAAAGCCAAAGCTCACTGGTTCTTGTGGGAGATG CATTCAAAGTTGCTCTAAAAGAGGCGGAGTTCCAGAGAAAAGAGCACATCAGAAAACAAG GCCCTCACTTCTCAGAATACCTGTCTTTCCATGTGACAGATGACTGCACAGTGATGCTTGTCTGCAAG CTGGCCAATGTGAAGAAAGAGACAACATTTACCTGGTTTAAAGAAGATGAAGAAATTACTGTTGACGTTCCACCCAACCCAATGTCTGGATCTTGCTCCCTGCCAATCCCCATG TTCTCCAGGAAAGACCAGGGAATTTACAAAGCTGTACTGGGTGATGACCGTGGAAAGGACACCTCTGTCTATGACATTTCTGGCAAAG TGTTTGAGGACATCATCAATGCCATCGCCAGTATTGCTG GTTCCTCTGCCTCTGAGTTGGTTCTACAGTGCACACCAGAGGGTATCAGACTGCAATGCTACATGACGTACTACACAGAGGAGATGAAAACCAGCTGGTTTCATAA AGAAAGTAAGATCTCCTCCTCAGAGAAGATGAGAATTGGAGGCACATCTGAGATGGCCTGGATGCAGATCTGTGAGCCCACAGATAAGGAAAAGGGTCATTATACCATTGAGATTCATGATGGGACAAAATCACACTCTCGCACCTTTGACCTTTCTGGACAAG CATACACTGATGCCTATGCAGAATTCCAAAGACTCAA AGCTGCTGCTTTTGCTGAGAAGA ACCGTGGTAGAGTGTTAGGTGGCCTGCCAGATGTTGTCACCATTATGGAAAAGAAG AGCTTGAGTCTAACTTGCACAGTATGGGGTGACCCAAGCCCAGAGGTCACCTGGTTTAAGAATGAGCAGGAAATTGTGTCTGATGACCGCTACAAGATCACCTTCGAAGGCGGCAAGTTTTCCAGCCTCACTATCAAGAGTGTTTATGTGGAAGATTCTGGAAAGTACAGCATCAATGTGCGGAACAAGTACGGAGGTGAATTTGTGGAGATCACAGTAAGTGTCTACAAACAAGGCGAAGAGATCCCTGAGCCCAAACTGGGACAGATGTCCAAGCCAGTTGCCACCCCCAAGCCAGCTACACCCGCTCCACAGCCCGTGAAGACCCCGACTCCTCCAACTCCTACGCCCTCCATAAAGTCCCCCACCCCTACTCCACCTCCCTCTGTGAAGTCTCCCACTCCAACTCCAGCTCCTAAATCACCCACCCCACCAAGATCCATGAGATCCCCCACCCCGCCAAGATCCATGCGATCTCCCACCCCTACTAAGAAGTAA